The genomic segment CTATTCAATAGCGATGGAAGAACTTTCTAAAGCATGCGCTAGCACCGGTACTATCATGTCCGCCCACTTATCACTGTGTGCAATGCCAATTCAAGACTGGGGTAATGAAGAGCAAAAAGAAAAATTCTTAAGACCACTTGCAGCAGGTAGCAAGCTTGGAGCTTTTGCACTTTCAGAACCAAGCAACGGCAGTGACGCAGCAGCAATGAATACAACTGCAACAGAAGATGGTGATAATTATATTCTCAACGGCAGCAAAGCCTGGATCACAAATGGCGCAGAAGCTGATATCTACTTGGTTCTAGCGCAGACCAACAAAGAACTCAAACACAAGGGTGTAACTGCATTCTTAGTAGAAAAAGGTACAGAGGGATTTAGTTTCGGTAAACCTGAAGACAAACTTGGCATAAGGGCAAGCTCAACAACTCAATTACATTTTGATAGTTGCAAAATTCCTAAAGCCAATATTCTAAGTAAAGTCGGTGATGGTTTTAAAATCGCAATGTCAACTCTTGATGGTGGACGTATCGGCATGGCATCTCAAGCAATTGGAATTGCTCAAGCAGCTTTTGAAGACTCAATACAATATGCCAATGTGCGTGAAGCCTTCGGACAAAAAATCTTGGACTTCCAAGCAATTCAATTTAAATTAGCTGATATGGCAGTAGACATCGATGCTGCTCGTTATTTAACTTATGCAGCGGCTCTAGCTCATGACAATGGAGAACCTTTCTCACGCAAAGCGGCCCAAGCTAAGCTCTTTGCTTCTGAAATGGCCATGAAACACACTATCCAAGCGATACAGATACATGGCGGCTACGGCTACACCACCGAATACAACGTCGAGCGCTATATGCGTGATGCCAAAATCACCGAGATCTATGAAGGCACTTCAGAGATTCAACGTATAGTAATTGCTAAAGCACTTGAAAAAGAGTATTTATAACGCTATGCGTCATTCTTCGCTCCGGCTCATCTCTTTAAAGCAAGCTTGAGAGAACTATCCTACATTCATCATAAAGTTGGATCTTTGATTGCAGTAAGCGTTGTATCGCTTTCGCTAGCAGTATCAAAAAGAATAACTGAATCACCGGCTTGAAGCCACATATCCTGAGGAATCAATCCAAAAACTAACCATGCCATACGCTCAAAAGTAGATCTTGGCTTAATAGTCAAAGTCTTATTGATAGAGGCTTCTGTGCCATTTGGATATTTTGCTGAAACTAATCTTGTTTCAATTTTCTCATCAGATATTCCTGACTTTGTAGTCCATTTTTTATTTTTCAAAGTCAGCACCGTTCCAACTGGATAAGCATGCTTATTAACATCTTGTTGTTCAACTACTTTAAGTTGAACAGTTTGCGGATCAATACTTTCCACCTTGGTCATCAAGTTGGTACTAACCCAATAATGTGCTTGTACTGCTGTACTACTTAAAACTAAAAACACGATTAAAATTGCTCTCATAGAGCAATTTTATAGCGCAAGTGCAATTCCCTTGACCTGATCATCGTCGTCAGTAGACATAAATACAATTTCACTACCAGGCTCAAGATTAAGTCTTTTAGATTTAAGTATTAACTGAGGTAGCGGAAATAAAGCTCCTGAAAGAAAGCCTTTACCACCTTCTTTGAATGCACTCTCATCAGCTTCTTTTTCGTGGATATTATAACCAGCGTTCCAGAGAGCAAGACCACCTCTAGCTACTGGTAAACCAATTGATAGAAAATCAAGAGTGATTCCTAATACCAAACCTGTTGTTCCTATGACGCTGTTACCAACTGCTCGTTTACCACCAAATCTTTTAGTTCTGATTTTAAGTTGGCGATTAAGATCACGCTTGGTGCCATTCGGAAAAACTGCTTCTGTGATATTTGCTTTGATATATTCAGAGCGCATCAATCTTCTATTAGGTTTGTGTTCTGTAATTGTTGAATATAAAACTGTTGAAACCGGAAAGTTGTCAGTAGCTTCAGTCACTTTGAGACTTAATTTCTGGCCATCATAATTTAAAACTTGGAGCTTGAGTCTTGATTCAAAATCTGCTGCCGAAACAACTGACCCCATCATCGTGCTAAGCAAAACTAAAACTGTAAATATTTTTCTCATCTTTATTCTTATTCCCTATTGGAGACACGTCTCCCCAGCCTATTGGGGCCGCTATTGGGGCCGCGTCTCCCCAGTTCACTTTTCAACATAATCTGGCACCCAGCAATTCTTGATTAAACTATTTTTAATGTAGATTTAGCTAGGTTTTACCTTCTTATTTGTGGTTCAGAGCGAGATTAAGGGGTTTCGTTAACGAAGTATTTTGCGCAAAGTCAGTCAGAGAGCCAAGTTGCATCGGCATTTTGTCAAACAGGCGAGCAAAATGAATCAGCGAGAGCTGTTGAGCGGTTTTTGTTGTTAATATTGCTAGCTTGTCATCAATTGTGACGCGTAAATTTTGGGTGGGTTTAAAAGATAATTAATGAGCTGTTCCCAGCTATCAAAAATTATCATTTTAATAGCAGCTTTTAAATCATTCCACAGAACTACTAATGGTCCTTTTTTTATACGCAATTTTTGGTAAACTTCATCAACCAATTGATGAATCTGATGAAACAAATGAGATAGAAGAGTCAGTAAAAAATAGTTTGCAGCCAAATATTCTTCTCCATGACCGTAATTATGTTCCATCTCATAACCATTATTTTTCAGAATGTTAAAACACTCGTTCTCTATTTCCCACCTGCTACGAGCGGCTTCTACAAAGGTTTCCACCAATTCACCTTCAATCTTCAAATCAGTTACCCATGAATTTCTGTAAGTAGCTTCTCCTGTTTCAATATCAATAATCTTTAATGAAAAATAGTTGACCATAATAGTTTCAGCATTGTAATGTAGACTAACTTCGTTCAACCACTCATAGACATATTTTTTACCTTTAACAATAACTTCTTTGCTTCTTAAATTAGAAGATTGTTCGACTCTCTTTATCAAAGTCTCGGATTTTGTTGTAAGCATATAGCTAAAATCATTCTCCTGAGCGAGTTCTATGATGTTTTGATTCGCAAACATTGCGTCTCCACAGAGGATGAATGGCAAGTTATATTCTTTTAGTTTTG from the Cyanobacteriota bacterium genome contains:
- a CDS encoding acyl-CoA dehydrogenase; the encoded protein is MDFNYTEDQKMLRKMLQDIAEKELKERAKEIDKSHRFPRENVELMAAAGLMGITIDPKYGGGGMDYICYSIAMEELSKACASTGTIMSAHLSLCAMPIQDWGNEEQKEKFLRPLAAGSKLGAFALSEPSNGSDAAAMNTTATEDGDNYILNGSKAWITNGAEADIYLVLAQTNKELKHKGVTAFLVEKGTEGFSFGKPEDKLGIRASSTTQLHFDSCKIPKANILSKVGDGFKIAMSTLDGGRIGMASQAIGIAQAAFEDSIQYANVREAFGQKILDFQAIQFKLADMAVDIDAARYLTYAAALAHDNGEPFSRKAAQAKLFASEMAMKHTIQAIQIHGGYGYTTEYNVERYMRDAKITEIYEGTSEIQRIVIAKALEKEYL